One region of Mycolicibacterium lutetiense genomic DNA includes:
- a CDS encoding metal-dependent hydrolase family protein, translating to MTQADTAAEVPKTVLRAAHWVDVAGGQVRSPAVVVVEGNRITAVNPEGPLPDSATVIDLGDATLLPGLMDMELNLLIGGPGNPGGLPTPMHGVQDDPAYRTLRGAVNARTTLDAGFTTVRNLGLMVKTGGYLLDVALQRAIDQGWHQGPRIYPAGHAVTPYGGHLDPTVFQRLAPGIMPLSVAEGIANGVPDVIACVRYQIRHGAKLIKVSASGGVMSHSTAPGAQQYSDAEFAAIADEAHRAGVKVAAHAVGDTAIQACIRAGIDCIEHGFLASDETIQMMVDHGTFLVSTTYLTDAMAIDRIAPELRKKALEVFPRAKAMLPKAIAAGVRIACGTDAPAVPHGENARELCALVDRGMTPMQALQAATVVAAQLVDAADDLGQLAPGYLADVIAVAGDPGVDIATTLDVRFVMKDGVIHKKAVR from the coding sequence GTGACCCAGGCTGACACCGCGGCCGAAGTCCCGAAGACAGTCCTTCGCGCCGCCCATTGGGTGGACGTGGCTGGCGGCCAGGTCCGCTCCCCGGCAGTGGTGGTCGTCGAGGGCAACCGGATCACCGCGGTCAACCCCGAAGGGCCGCTCCCCGATTCGGCCACCGTCATCGACCTGGGCGACGCCACCCTGTTGCCCGGGCTGATGGATATGGAGCTCAACCTGCTGATTGGCGGTCCGGGTAATCCCGGCGGCCTGCCGACCCCGATGCACGGCGTGCAGGACGACCCTGCGTACCGCACGCTGCGCGGCGCGGTGAACGCCCGCACCACGCTCGACGCCGGGTTCACCACCGTCCGCAACCTGGGACTGATGGTCAAGACCGGTGGCTACCTGCTCGACGTCGCACTGCAGCGCGCGATCGACCAGGGCTGGCATCAAGGGCCGCGCATCTATCCGGCAGGCCACGCCGTTACCCCCTACGGTGGGCACCTCGATCCCACGGTGTTCCAGCGGTTGGCCCCCGGCATCATGCCGCTGTCGGTCGCCGAGGGCATCGCAAACGGGGTTCCGGACGTCATCGCGTGCGTGCGTTACCAGATCCGCCACGGAGCCAAGCTGATCAAGGTGTCGGCTTCCGGCGGGGTGATGTCACACAGCACCGCACCGGGCGCCCAGCAGTACTCCGATGCCGAATTCGCCGCGATCGCCGACGAGGCGCACCGCGCCGGCGTCAAGGTCGCCGCGCATGCCGTCGGTGACACCGCGATCCAGGCCTGCATCCGCGCCGGCATCGACTGTATCGAGCACGGGTTCCTGGCCAGCGACGAGACGATCCAGATGATGGTCGACCACGGCACATTCCTGGTGTCCACCACATATCTGACCGATGCGATGGCGATCGACCGCATCGCACCCGAACTGCGCAAGAAGGCACTCGAAGTCTTCCCGCGAGCAAAAGCCATGCTGCCCAAGGCTATTGCCGCCGGAGTGCGCATCGCCTGCGGCACCGACGCCCCAGCCGTCCCGCACGGCGAGAACGCCAGGGAACTGTGCGCGCTCGTCGACCGAGGCATGACCCCGATGCAGGCGCTGCAGGCCGCGACGGTGGTGGCCGCGCAGCTGGTCGACGCCGCCGACGACCTCGGGCAGCTGGCCCCGGGGTACCTGGCCGACGTCATCGCCGTGGCGGGCGATCCCGGCGTGGACATCGCAACGACACTCGATGTCCGGTTCGTGATGAAGGACGGAGTCATCCACAAGAAAGCGGTGCGCTAG
- a CDS encoding MarR family winged helix-turn-helix transcriptional regulator, which produces MDLTENTLWWLKQAFYFSLTEVNESVKEHGVTTAQIGVLRQLTNQPGLSGAELARRLLITPQGVQLALTALEKRSLVERKQDPQHGRILQVFLTDEGRAVASAVVADAVTAHDRVFGVLSEEEQEQLKALLRRVIEQGTGHTPHSDHIDP; this is translated from the coding sequence ATGGACCTCACCGAGAACACCTTGTGGTGGCTCAAGCAGGCGTTCTACTTCTCGCTCACCGAGGTCAACGAGTCGGTCAAAGAGCACGGGGTCACCACCGCCCAGATCGGTGTCCTGCGCCAGTTGACCAATCAGCCGGGCCTGTCCGGCGCCGAGTTGGCCCGCCGACTGCTGATCACCCCGCAGGGCGTGCAACTAGCACTCACCGCGTTGGAGAAGCGGAGCCTGGTCGAGCGTAAACAGGACCCCCAGCACGGGCGCATTCTGCAGGTCTTCCTCACCGATGAAGGCCGGGCGGTGGCCTCGGCCGTCGTCGCCGATGCCGTCACGGCCCATGACCGGGTGTTCGGCGTACTCAGTGAGGAGGAGCAGGAGCAATTGAAGGCACTCCTCCGCCGGGTGATCGAACAAGGTACGGGCCACACGCCGCACTCCGATCACATCGACCCATGA
- a CDS encoding fatty acid desaturase family protein, producing the protein MAIADVPAYLHLSREDVEEIAYELDVIRRDVEESLGAEDAAYIRRVIRFQRALDVAARLMIAGSRSKAGWLAGTCALAYAKSIENMELGHNISHGQWDWMNDPEIHSNTWEWDMVGHSAQWRYSHNYRHHVYSNVLGMDEDIGYRLHRVTTDQPWRWVHLATPVRNLVLAAMFEWGIALHGLHSERLRHETPDGLAVEKRNFRDKIVRQLAKDYFFFPALSLRRWRRTFAANFTANTIRNLWVYVNIICGHIPGGTETFDPVVVKDETKGEWYLRQMVGTANFNASPLLAISGGHLCYQIEHHLFPDLPSNRLPQVSVRVRELCDKYDLPYNTASLPRQLFRTQRIIHGLGFPDWVLSIARRRHK; encoded by the coding sequence ATGGCGATCGCCGATGTTCCCGCCTACCTGCATCTCAGTAGGGAGGACGTCGAAGAGATCGCCTATGAACTCGACGTGATCCGCCGTGACGTCGAGGAGTCGCTAGGGGCGGAGGACGCGGCCTACATCCGGCGGGTGATCCGCTTCCAGCGGGCCCTCGATGTAGCGGCGCGACTGATGATCGCCGGCAGTCGGTCGAAGGCCGGTTGGTTGGCGGGAACGTGCGCGCTGGCATACGCGAAGTCCATCGAGAACATGGAACTCGGCCACAACATCTCCCATGGCCAGTGGGATTGGATGAACGACCCCGAAATCCACTCCAACACCTGGGAGTGGGACATGGTCGGGCATTCCGCGCAGTGGCGGTACTCGCACAACTACCGGCACCACGTCTACAGCAACGTGCTCGGCATGGACGAGGACATCGGCTACCGCCTGCATCGGGTCACGACAGACCAGCCTTGGCGCTGGGTCCACCTGGCGACTCCGGTGCGAAACCTGGTGCTGGCGGCGATGTTCGAGTGGGGTATCGCCCTGCATGGCCTGCACTCCGAGCGTCTGCGGCACGAAACGCCAGACGGCCTCGCCGTGGAGAAGCGGAACTTCCGCGACAAGATCGTTCGGCAGCTCGCCAAGGATTATTTCTTCTTCCCGGCTCTGAGTCTGCGGCGGTGGCGACGGACGTTCGCAGCGAATTTCACCGCGAATACGATCCGGAACCTGTGGGTGTACGTGAACATCATCTGCGGGCACATCCCCGGCGGCACCGAGACGTTCGACCCGGTGGTGGTCAAGGACGAGACCAAGGGCGAGTGGTACCTCCGGCAAATGGTCGGGACCGCAAACTTCAACGCGAGCCCGCTGCTGGCGATCTCGGGCGGACACCTGTGCTACCAGATCGAGCATCACCTGTTCCCCGACCTGCCGAGCAATCGCCTCCCGCAGGTCAGCGTTCGGGTACGGGAACTGTGCGACAAGTACGACCTGCCCTACAACACGGCATCGCTCCCGCGGCAGCTCTTCAGGACGCAACGGATCATCCACGGGTTGGGGTTTCCCGACTGGGTGTTGAGCATCGCCCGGCGACGCCACAAATAG
- a CDS encoding ferredoxin--NADP reductase, which translates to METSTTPRMESADVIDADGFTPVRIKQVIRETSDAVSLVLDIPEPSRDRFLYAAGQFITIRAKIDGAEHCRCYSMSSSPAVDPDLRITVKRDRDGLVSNWINDTATVGDALRVAPPEGRFVLTANERNVVTFAGGSGITPVFSLVHSTLAATTRKARLFYANRNLDSVIFREALADMTDTHSGRLQVHHHLDDLDGVVSPQHIADFIGDTELEGGGPRSHTDYYVCGPAPFMDTVERALLDAGIPKQQVHLERFSSAAIPPPDPAEPVVTEEVTIELGHRTVTAPYRAGNTLLQTARLAGLKAPFSCETGSCGTCMAHVVEGSARMLNNDALDDDEVSEGWVVTCQALPTSRTARVVYE; encoded by the coding sequence ATGGAGACATCGACGACGCCCCGCATGGAATCCGCCGACGTGATCGACGCCGACGGGTTCACCCCGGTGCGGATCAAGCAGGTGATCCGGGAGACCTCCGACGCGGTCTCACTGGTTCTCGACATCCCCGAACCGAGCAGGGACCGGTTCCTTTATGCGGCAGGTCAATTCATCACCATTCGGGCGAAAATCGATGGGGCCGAACACTGTCGGTGCTATTCGATGTCGTCGTCGCCGGCCGTCGATCCCGATCTGCGGATCACCGTCAAGCGTGATCGCGACGGCCTGGTCTCCAACTGGATCAACGACACCGCGACCGTCGGCGACGCACTGCGCGTCGCACCGCCCGAGGGGCGCTTCGTCCTCACCGCTAACGAGCGCAACGTCGTCACGTTCGCCGGCGGCAGCGGTATCACCCCGGTGTTTTCGTTGGTGCATTCGACACTGGCCGCCACCACCCGCAAGGCCCGGCTGTTCTACGCCAACCGCAATCTCGACTCGGTGATCTTCCGGGAGGCGCTGGCCGACATGACCGACACCCACAGCGGGCGCCTTCAGGTGCACCATCATCTCGACGACCTCGACGGTGTCGTCTCGCCGCAACACATCGCCGACTTCATCGGCGATACCGAACTTGAAGGCGGGGGCCCACGCTCCCACACCGACTACTACGTCTGCGGTCCCGCCCCTTTCATGGACACCGTCGAACGGGCTCTACTCGATGCCGGGATCCCCAAACAGCAGGTGCATCTGGAGCGGTTCAGTTCCGCCGCGATCCCACCTCCCGACCCGGCCGAACCCGTGGTCACCGAAGAGGTGACGATCGAACTCGGCCACCGCACCGTCACCGCGCCCTACCGCGCCGGCAATACCCTGCTGCAGACCGCGCGGCTGGCCGGTCTGAAGGCTCCGTTTTCCTGCGAAACCGGTTCGTGCGGAACATGTATGGCTCATGTGGTCGAGGGCAGCGCACGCATGCTCAACAACGATGCCCTCGACGACGACGAAGTTTCCGAAGGCTGGGTGGTGACGTGCCAGGCACTGCCCACCAGCCGCACAGCGCGAGTGGTCTACGAGTGA
- a CDS encoding SDR family NAD(P)-dependent oxidoreductase, translating into MTNRVAVVTGGASGMGEATCHELGRRGHKVAVLDMNADAAQRVTDDLRSVGITAVAAGADITDRAAVEEAFGKVRSEFGPVEILVTSAGMFGYASFAEITEQSWAQMIDVNLSGTFRCCQVALPDMVDAGWGRIVMISSSSAQRGTPFAAHYAASKGALLTLTKSLAREYAVHGITVNNIPPSGIETPMQHQSQAAGYLPPNETIASHIPLGRLGTGADIAAAVGFLCSEEAGFITGQTLGVNGGAVM; encoded by the coding sequence GTGACGAACAGAGTGGCCGTGGTGACCGGCGGGGCATCGGGCATGGGTGAGGCGACATGCCACGAGTTGGGGCGGCGCGGCCACAAGGTCGCCGTGCTCGACATGAATGCCGATGCCGCTCAACGTGTCACCGATGACCTGCGGTCAGTCGGCATCACCGCCGTCGCGGCCGGTGCCGACATCACCGATCGCGCCGCGGTGGAAGAGGCCTTCGGCAAGGTCCGCAGCGAATTCGGGCCGGTCGAAATCTTGGTGACCAGCGCGGGGATGTTCGGGTACGCATCATTCGCCGAGATCACCGAGCAGTCCTGGGCACAGATGATCGACGTGAACCTGAGCGGGACTTTCCGCTGTTGCCAGGTGGCCCTGCCGGACATGGTCGACGCCGGATGGGGTCGCATCGTGATGATCTCCTCGTCGAGCGCCCAGCGCGGCACCCCGTTCGCGGCCCACTACGCCGCGTCGAAAGGTGCCCTGTTGACCCTGACGAAATCGCTGGCCCGCGAGTACGCCGTGCACGGCATCACGGTCAACAACATCCCGCCGTCGGGCATCGAAACCCCCATGCAGCACCAGTCACAGGCCGCGGGCTACCTGCCGCCGAACGAGACCATCGCCTCACACATCCCCCTCGGCCGGCTCGGCACCGGGGCGGATATCGCTGCCGCCGTGGGTTTCCTGTGCTCCGAGGAGGCCGGTTTCATCACCGGGCAAACCCTCGGGGTGAACGGCGGCGCAGTGATGTAG